The DNA segment AAATTGTTGAGGAATAAAGGCTTTTTTGTGTTCACTTGCTATTTCCTGCGCTTTAGAAATCGCCCCTTTCATACCTTGCGAGGCTGGCGTAAGAACAAGTTCTGCACCAAACTTCTTTAACAACTTTCGTCTCTCAATACTCATACTCTCTGGCATTGTTAATATCAACCTATACCCCTTCACCGCGGCAACAAATGCCAGACCAACTCCTGTATTTCCACTGGTTGGCTCTACAATGACTGTATCCTTGTCTAACTTACCATTTTTTTCAGCATCAGCTATCATAGCATTCGCAATCCTATCCTTTACAGAACTTGCCGGGTTGAAAAATTCCAGTTTAGCAACCACTTGCGCACCACCTTCGTTCATTCTGTTAATCTGTACCAATGGAGTGTTTCCGATTAACTCAATTACATTTTTCGCTATACCACTCATAATTATAATTTTTATTTATTCTTTATTATTCAACACAACCCATATCATTCCACCTCTCCTCTTCCCAGTGGAAGAACAAGCTGTTCAATATTCAGTCATGATTCATCATTACGTTTTCTTACCAAACTATTTCGTCGCTTAAGACATAGTGCTTATACTTAAATATAATACATTAAACTCTCATTCAAGTCTCTGTATTGCTTCTGAATATCAAACAAAGTTTTTTCAGACAAAACTCCACGCACCCCATCTATGGTTTCATTAAGTATCAAAGCCACTGCCTTTTGATTACTTGAAATATCACCTGTAATATTCAATTCTTTTTTATAAGACCCTTCCAAGCAATCAAAAACCATAAGCAAAGTTACTTCATGTGGCTTATATTTTAAACGATATCCTCCACCTGCACCTTTTTTCACCTCCAATAAACCACCTTTCTTCAAGGAAACAGCAATGGCCTCTAAAAATTTCATTGGGATACTATGTCGCAATGATATTTGATAAATCCCCATGAACCGTCCTTCACTTAATTCTGCCAATGCCA comes from the Saccharicrinis fermentans DSM 9555 = JCM 21142 genome and includes:
- a CDS encoding RrF2 family transcriptional regulator, which gives rise to MKFSKKTEYGLRFLLALAELSEGRFMGIYQISLRHSIPMKFLEAIAVSLKKGGLLEVKKGAGGGYRLKYKPHEVTLLMVFDCLEGSYKKELNITGDISSNQKAVALILNETIDGVRGVLSEKTLFDIQKQYRDLNESLMYYI